From Sulfuracidifex tepidarius, one genomic window encodes:
- the gcvH gene encoding glycine cleavage system protein GcvH, which produces MAEIKVGKYTVLSDLLYTETDEWVKLEGDVATVGITDYAQKKLRDIVGIELPEVGRDFSAGDPIGVVESVKAAVDIYTPLSGKICQVNEDLTSSPELMNLDPYGKGWIFKLRCKDVNEKVKLMDAEKYVEKIQKGE; this is translated from the coding sequence ATGGCAGAAATAAAGGTAGGTAAGTACACGGTTCTTTCGGATTTACTTTACACTGAAACAGACGAGTGGGTTAAATTAGAAGGTGATGTGGCTACAGTAGGGATTACAGACTACGCACAGAAGAAGCTTCGTGACATCGTGGGAATAGAATTACCCGAAGTAGGGAGGGACTTTTCTGCCGGAGATCCTATAGGCGTAGTGGAATCAGTGAAAGCTGCTGTAGATATCTATACTCCTCTTTCAGGTAAGATATGTCAAGTTAACGAAGACCTCACCTCATCTCCTGAGCTGATGAACCTTGACCCTTACGGGAAAGGTTGGATATTCAAGCTAAGATGCAAAGACGTTAACGAAAAGGTAAAATTAATGGACGCAGAGAAATATGTTGAGAAAATACAAAAAGGTGAATGA
- a CDS encoding MFS transporter yields MEKSPFKNVDSSKLSLNHIKIWYTSGMGFFTDAYDLFIIGAIIDTLSNAHKYAGLNIPGFTSYLNGPDSAFWTGLLGSSAIITAILGQLLFGFLGDRIGRKTVYGVEASLLALGAFLSGLAPSLPLLILFRSIMGIGIGGDYPISATIMSEYANIKDRGKLIALVFANQGLGSVAAVAVGTISALYLPPDLSWRVTAIIGAIPAATVIYLRRKVPETPRYSLLAKGDVETAKKAASVLGTSIDTSSAVTSKKISFSDFLSKYGKLLIGTAITWTMLDMAFYGTGVYSGPIVSSVLGSTFPKLAAGQVLALGDFQADLAKEIFDGGIPFLVGFFGYFTAVALMDKLGRKLIQTQGFLMMAVLYAVVSFLMVTSGTKVTGFVIPTLAAFSLYALSYFFIDFGPNTTTFVIPAEVYPVRYRTTGHGISAASGKVGAAIATYLFPGLLVSIGVKDILLLLAGLSIIGALLTVAFVREPKDKSLEEASEDEIVSSGGTTVGK; encoded by the coding sequence ATGGAAAAGAGTCCTTTCAAGAACGTGGATTCAAGTAAACTCTCGTTGAACCATATAAAGATATGGTACACATCTGGGATGGGCTTCTTCACTGACGCGTATGATTTGTTCATCATAGGCGCAATAATAGATACTTTGAGTAATGCCCATAAATACGCTGGTCTCAATATACCAGGCTTCACTTCATACCTTAATGGGCCAGACTCAGCATTTTGGACAGGTCTCTTGGGTTCATCAGCAATAATAACCGCTATTCTTGGACAACTCCTGTTTGGCTTCCTTGGTGACAGAATAGGAAGAAAGACAGTGTATGGCGTTGAAGCTTCTCTCCTAGCCCTTGGAGCTTTCCTGAGCGGTCTAGCTCCTAGCCTTCCTCTACTCATACTGTTTAGGTCGATAATGGGGATAGGTATAGGAGGGGACTATCCGATATCAGCCACCATCATGAGCGAATACGCGAACATAAAGGACCGCGGTAAGCTGATAGCTTTAGTTTTCGCCAATCAAGGTTTAGGTTCAGTTGCTGCAGTAGCAGTGGGAACTATATCAGCCTTATATTTACCTCCTGACCTTTCTTGGAGGGTAACGGCAATAATTGGAGCTATTCCGGCAGCGACCGTAATCTACCTGAGGAGAAAGGTCCCTGAGACTCCGAGGTACTCTCTTCTAGCTAAAGGAGACGTAGAGACTGCAAAGAAGGCAGCATCTGTTCTAGGGACCAGCATAGATACTTCATCAGCGGTGACGTCAAAGAAGATATCTTTCTCTGATTTTCTATCGAAGTACGGGAAACTCCTGATAGGCACAGCAATAACTTGGACCATGTTAGATATGGCGTTCTACGGTACCGGAGTCTACTCTGGGCCTATAGTGAGTTCAGTTTTGGGTAGCACATTCCCCAAGCTTGCGGCTGGTCAGGTTCTCGCTTTGGGTGACTTCCAGGCCGATCTGGCTAAGGAAATATTTGACGGAGGAATTCCGTTCTTGGTAGGTTTCTTTGGATACTTTACTGCAGTGGCTTTGATGGACAAGCTCGGAAGAAAGTTGATCCAAACTCAGGGATTCTTAATGATGGCAGTGCTTTACGCTGTGGTATCTTTTCTGATGGTGACGAGCGGAACTAAGGTGACTGGATTTGTCATCCCAACGCTTGCAGCTTTCTCCCTTTATGCCCTATCTTACTTCTTCATAGACTTTGGCCCTAACACTACCACCTTCGTTATCCCGGCTGAGGTTTACCCAGTGAGATATAGGACTACAGGGCACGGTATCTCTGCTGCCTCTGGCAAAGTTGGAGCAGCAATCGCTACATACTTGTTCCCAGGGTTGCTCGTGTCTATAGGAGTAAAGGATATCCTACTGTTACTTGCAGGACTGAGCATTATAGGAGCCTTACTTACGGTTGCCTTCGTGAGAGAACCAAAGGACAAGTCGTTAGAGGAAGCATCAGAAGACGAGATAGTCTCTTCAGGGGGAACTACTGTAGGGAAATAA
- a CDS encoding Hsp20/alpha crystallin family protein has product MPVYKDLNDMMNSIIRREIANFQKEMENLEREFFSSPLLDMYACEDHYDCIVDVPYVDPTSIYMKVEGNLMKFKCKDKMGNVYQAEINLPEDADSDSIKVERVKWVLRIRMARKST; this is encoded by the coding sequence ATGCCGGTTTACAAGGATCTCAACGATATGATGAATTCCATTATTAGGAGAGAAATAGCTAATTTCCAGAAGGAAATGGAGAACTTGGAGAGGGAGTTTTTCTCCTCTCCTCTCCTCGACATGTACGCTTGCGAAGACCACTACGACTGCATTGTCGACGTACCCTATGTTGATCCTACTTCTATTTACATGAAAGTCGAAGGAAACCTCATGAAGTTCAAATGTAAGGACAAAATGGGGAACGTTTACCAAGCTGAGATAAATCTACCGGAGGACGCCGACTCCGACTCTATCAAGGTCGAGAGGGTCAAGTGGGTATTGAGGATAAGGATGGCACGTAAATCGACGTAA
- a CDS encoding SufB/SufD family protein yields MALIDPDTLKESLNKFENSSEREEYISSFYSLPYQTVHDSPTVKTYTEWSIYDKMNIKKLSVPKDVSGSEIIVDDEILSHPPSVSITDSLKGSLFRKDDGKLVSLGLATAKVVRIDTSGSYIIRHRPRSGLSPLHLMIKSAKGSSIDVTYLLEANGDSTLPLSLISIECEEDSSVSISSLLLGGGSPNFISMKANVKGNLRTTIFSTESKMSHVYFKTDLQTSAKSEFSALALGTERDRIDVITDVSHVGPKSMSDGKLKGIAADDSEIAVRGQAEIKEEAVDSSTSITGRAMILSPSSHASVVPMLEVKTGRVIMAKHSAAVSKINEDMIFYLKSRGLTQKEAEGMIIRGFIEDETTDLIKDKIESILTHLGY; encoded by the coding sequence TTGGCTCTTATAGACCCAGATACTCTAAAAGAATCTCTAAACAAGTTCGAGAATTCCTCAGAGAGAGAGGAGTATATTTCCTCCTTCTACTCTTTGCCTTATCAAACAGTTCACGACTCTCCTACGGTGAAGACGTATACTGAGTGGTCGATATACGACAAGATGAACATAAAGAAACTCAGCGTACCGAAAGATGTTTCTGGATCGGAAATAATTGTCGACGACGAGATCTTATCTCATCCTCCTTCAGTATCTATAACTGACTCGCTGAAGGGATCCCTTTTCAGGAAGGACGACGGTAAGCTGGTGTCACTAGGGTTAGCTACTGCGAAAGTAGTGAGAATAGACACCTCTGGATCTTATATAATAAGGCATAGACCTAGGTCAGGACTGTCTCCTCTTCACTTAATGATAAAGTCAGCTAAAGGATCATCAATAGACGTAACTTACTTGCTTGAGGCTAATGGGGATTCTACTCTTCCCCTTTCCTTAATATCGATAGAATGTGAAGAGGATAGTTCCGTGTCTATTTCTTCTCTCCTTCTCGGGGGAGGCAGTCCAAACTTCATCTCGATGAAGGCGAACGTTAAGGGTAATTTAAGGACTACTATATTCAGTACGGAAAGCAAGATGAGTCACGTTTATTTCAAGACTGACCTTCAAACATCAGCTAAAAGTGAGTTCTCAGCTCTAGCTCTAGGGACTGAAAGGGACAGAATTGACGTGATTACAGACGTTTCTCACGTAGGCCCTAAGAGCATGAGCGACGGTAAGCTAAAGGGGATAGCCGCGGACGACTCTGAAATTGCAGTTAGGGGACAAGCTGAAATAAAGGAGGAAGCAGTTGACAGCTCAACTTCAATAACGGGTAGAGCAATGATTCTGTCACCCAGTTCTCATGCCTCTGTGGTACCGATGCTCGAAGTGAAGACCGGACGTGTCATCATGGCTAAGCACTCCGCAGCAGTTTCAAAGATAAATGAGGACATGATCTTCTACTTAAAGAGCAGGGGGTTGACTCAGAAAGAGGCTGAGGGGATGATAATAAGGGGTTTCATAGAGGACGAAACTACTGACCTAATAAAGGACAAGATCGAGTCTATACTAACTCATCTAGGTTATTGA
- a CDS encoding proteasome assembly chaperone family protein yields MNDLHGIEFREKYIPEVAKPTYVILGLPDAGLVGGISTEFLISNGNFKEFAQVYSESHLPPISHISSGIAKSPISLYHRDNFILVHSWAAIPSGSVQALASALVEYLSKFSPALIISITGLPVQNRLDLEKPSPFWIANDESLGEEINRTGLMKRFEEGYIAGPYAPILLETARRGIRNLVVVVESFLDLPDPEAAAVALDVVSKYTGIQIDTSALLKEAEEVRAKIKGLMEQTRKEMPGYTSVKPSTYA; encoded by the coding sequence GTGAATGATTTGCACGGAATAGAGTTTAGAGAGAAATACATTCCAGAAGTAGCTAAACCGACTTATGTGATCTTAGGTCTTCCAGATGCGGGTCTTGTTGGGGGAATCTCAACTGAGTTTCTAATAAGTAACGGCAACTTCAAGGAATTCGCTCAGGTATATTCTGAATCTCATCTACCTCCTATTTCACACATCTCATCTGGCATAGCCAAGTCCCCTATTTCCTTATATCATAGGGACAATTTCATCCTAGTTCACTCTTGGGCGGCCATACCTTCAGGATCGGTACAGGCCTTAGCTTCAGCTCTTGTTGAATATCTCTCCAAGTTCTCTCCTGCCCTCATCATTTCTATAACGGGCCTGCCGGTTCAGAACAGACTGGACCTTGAGAAACCCTCTCCATTCTGGATAGCCAACGACGAGTCCTTAGGTGAAGAGATAAACAGAACAGGACTGATGAAAAGGTTCGAGGAAGGGTACATAGCAGGTCCTTATGCTCCTATTCTTCTGGAAACTGCCAGGAGAGGCATAAGGAACCTCGTAGTAGTAGTCGAGTCTTTTCTTGACCTACCAGACCCAGAAGCTGCCGCAGTAGCTTTGGACGTTGTGAGTAAGTACACAGGAATTCAGATAGATACCTCAGCTCTACTCAAGGAAGCTGAGGAAGTCAGGGCTAAGATAAAGGGACTCATGGAGCAGACCAGGAAAGAGATGCCAGGTTATACCTCGGTCAAACCTTCCACGTACGCGTGA
- a CDS encoding AbrB/MazE/SpoVT family DNA-binding domain-containing protein, giving the protein MTEDRNAKDMETRKVQKLGSSSLFITLPKKWINKWKINPGDKIIMEVLDDGTLKLVAEKIKFNAGRKSIVLDIDTLKQPMTKVLTCLYSLGYDEIVFESKKPFNPKDVEEVSEFSKQLVGAELTESSENRVKLECLLDIEKIGMESLLRRILNIMSKKIDNLISLLSNQEVKEVYANQEDLRKIYLMLLRRTVGNKLYAESDFTKNSFVIVNASILLNIDSILDKLGDYVKTIKLEPNIAEPLKQILGNMNDLLDEIVMSILFPSVKRISNGTTIIYQIKNVMNDSFKNSPQLLNFYVTEILSMMEGALANSSCTIFLEDLPWMERNLTG; this is encoded by the coding sequence TTGACCGAAGATAGGAACGCTAAAGATATGGAAACTAGGAAAGTACAGAAACTCGGATCATCGTCGCTTTTCATTACTTTACCAAAGAAATGGATAAACAAATGGAAGATAAACCCTGGAGACAAGATAATTATGGAAGTCTTGGACGACGGCACTCTAAAGCTAGTGGCTGAGAAAATAAAGTTCAACGCTGGAAGGAAGAGCATAGTTTTGGACATCGATACGCTGAAACAGCCAATGACTAAGGTTTTAACTTGCTTATACTCCCTCGGTTACGATGAAATAGTTTTCGAGAGCAAAAAGCCCTTCAACCCTAAGGACGTTGAGGAGGTTTCCGAGTTTTCGAAACAGCTAGTTGGAGCAGAGCTCACGGAGAGCAGTGAAAACAGGGTGAAGTTAGAGTGTCTCCTAGACATAGAGAAAATAGGTATGGAAAGTCTCCTGAGGAGGATACTTAACATCATGTCGAAAAAGATAGATAACCTCATCTCTCTGTTGTCAAATCAAGAGGTCAAGGAAGTTTACGCCAATCAAGAGGACTTGAGGAAAATATACCTCATGCTATTGAGGAGAACTGTCGGGAATAAGCTTTACGCCGAGTCAGACTTCACGAAGAACTCTTTCGTTATAGTTAACGCCTCAATTCTACTGAACATAGATTCGATCCTGGACAAGCTTGGCGATTACGTTAAAACAATTAAATTAGAACCAAACATAGCAGAACCCTTGAAGCAGATCCTCGGTAACATGAACGATCTTCTGGACGAAATAGTCATGAGCATACTCTTCCCAAGCGTGAAAAGGATATCTAACGGTACAACAATAATTTATCAGATAAAGAACGTGATGAACGACTCCTTCAAGAACTCTCCACAACTCCTCAACTTCTACGTGACTGAAATCCTCTCCATGATGGAAGGAGCGTTGGCTAACAGCTCCTGCACTATCTTCCTGGAAGATTTACCTTGGATGGAAAGAAATTTAACGGGATGA
- the gcvT gene encoding glycine cleavage system aminomethyltransferase GcvT: protein MFVSPLFEVEEKSGANFGEFAGWNMPMTYSSYQEEHLAVRNSVAVFDLSHMGRLRVKGRAEELEELIAKELNGSPGQMIGPTAFLNDRGGFIDDVMTYKISDSDFLLVTNATNREKVIKWIKSNSSLDVEDLTFSLAMIAIQGKKVKEIFNVDEIPHMTFKLNVSYMGMKVFLLSRSGWTGEDGIEVWAEPEIAGAIFTKLAQNGVKPAGLVTRDSIRQEMGYLLYGEDIDESVTPVEARYWVFSLSKGFVGKDAIVEQLRNGVSKIRFGFKMKKGMRVIPRRGMEVTSLGSKVGYVTSSTFSPFLNRVIGMGYISPQHFFLGYSTTVEIRGKTYEIKMDDFPFI, encoded by the coding sequence ATGTTTGTTTCTCCTTTGTTTGAAGTTGAAGAAAAGTCAGGAGCCAACTTCGGCGAATTTGCAGGATGGAACATGCCAATGACGTACTCTAGCTACCAAGAGGAGCATTTAGCTGTCAGGAACTCAGTAGCTGTTTTTGACCTATCACACATGGGAAGACTGAGAGTGAAGGGAAGAGCAGAGGAACTAGAGGAATTGATAGCAAAGGAACTGAATGGAAGCCCCGGACAAATGATAGGACCTACAGCCTTCCTCAACGATAGAGGAGGTTTCATCGATGACGTTATGACATACAAGATTAGCGATTCTGATTTCCTCTTGGTCACGAACGCAACTAATAGGGAAAAGGTAATCAAATGGATAAAGTCCAACTCGTCTTTAGACGTAGAAGACCTTACCTTCAGTTTAGCTATGATCGCAATTCAAGGTAAGAAGGTAAAGGAAATCTTCAATGTAGACGAGATACCTCACATGACGTTCAAGTTAAATGTCAGTTACATGGGAATGAAAGTCTTCTTGCTCAGTAGGTCAGGCTGGACGGGAGAGGACGGAATAGAAGTCTGGGCCGAACCAGAGATTGCAGGTGCGATTTTCACCAAATTGGCTCAAAACGGTGTAAAGCCTGCAGGTCTGGTCACTAGGGATAGCATAAGGCAAGAGATGGGATATCTCCTCTACGGTGAGGACATAGATGAGAGCGTGACCCCAGTTGAAGCTAGGTACTGGGTATTTTCCTTATCTAAGGGATTCGTCGGGAAGGACGCTATAGTTGAACAGCTGAGGAACGGCGTCTCAAAAATCAGGTTCGGCTTCAAGATGAAGAAAGGCATGAGAGTTATACCGAGAAGGGGTATGGAAGTCACGTCCTTAGGGAGCAAAGTAGGTTACGTAACAAGCTCAACCTTCTCTCCTTTCCTTAACAGAGTTATTGGTATGGGTTACATTTCACCTCAACACTTCTTTCTTGGCTACTCGACGACTGTAGAAATAAGGGGGAAAACGTATGAAATAAAAATGGACGACTTCCCATTTATTTAA
- the tenA gene encoding thiaminase II: MDPEKLWKSSEDVFQSIITHKFLKEMRDGTLPEEKFRYYIIQDYQYLKEFSKVLSILAAKADEDSYSSVFAEHVNHVKRNEEKLHEYYFSEWGKISAEPSPTNVMYTSYLSTIAYSRPFHEGVAVVLPCYWIYLRVSEHLTSSSNPLYDRWIKNYSGKDYEAGVKQVLQIVSNLKTSEDEERRMMKHFRTGSIFEFMFWDSAYKMEKFMFKLDV, from the coding sequence TTGGATCCAGAAAAGCTCTGGAAGAGCTCTGAGGACGTCTTTCAGTCAATTATAACGCACAAATTCCTCAAGGAGATGAGAGATGGTACACTTCCAGAGGAGAAATTTAGATATTATATTATACAAGATTACCAATATCTGAAAGAGTTCTCTAAGGTGTTGTCCATACTCGCAGCTAAGGCGGACGAAGATAGTTACTCATCAGTTTTCGCAGAACATGTAAATCACGTTAAAAGAAACGAAGAGAAGCTTCACGAATATTATTTCTCCGAGTGGGGAAAGATCTCTGCAGAGCCTTCCCCAACAAACGTTATGTATACGTCTTACCTTTCCACGATAGCTTACTCTAGGCCTTTCCATGAGGGGGTTGCAGTAGTCCTTCCATGTTACTGGATATACTTGAGAGTTAGCGAACATCTGACAAGCTCGTCTAATCCGCTTTATGATAGGTGGATAAAGAACTATTCCGGCAAGGATTACGAAGCAGGAGTTAAGCAGGTACTGCAAATAGTGAGCAACTTAAAGACTAGCGAAGATGAGGAGAGAAGAATGATGAAGCACTTCAGAACTGGTTCCATTTTTGAGTTCATGTTCTGGGACTCAGCGTATAAGATGGAGAAATTCATGTTTAAATTAGATGTATAA
- a CDS encoding MarR family winged helix-turn-helix transcriptional regulator codes for MREIEPKGLEILRIISIIYKEINREASRRMGQDLSPLDLGIIKTLSISPYTPAKIANVLGVSRSAMTYAIDRLEEMGLVMRTRSEEDRRVIQLELTEKGKKTLMRAQKIYNDITREKLNILSEKEVNSLMDILQKLISK; via the coding sequence GTGAGGGAGATAGAACCTAAAGGGTTGGAAATACTAAGAATAATCTCAATAATATATAAGGAAATTAATAGAGAGGCCTCCAGGAGAATGGGACAGGACCTCTCACCCTTAGATTTAGGAATAATAAAGACTCTAAGTATATCTCCGTACACACCGGCTAAAATTGCGAACGTCTTAGGCGTTTCTAGATCCGCCATGACCTACGCTATAGACAGATTGGAAGAAATGGGTTTAGTCATGAGGACTAGGAGCGAAGAGGACAGGAGAGTTATACAACTAGAATTAACGGAAAAGGGTAAAAAGACTTTGATGAGGGCTCAAAAAATATATAATGACATCACCAGAGAAAAACTTAACATATTAAGCGAAAAGGAAGTTAACTCTTTAATGGATATACTCCAGAAGTTAATATCAAAGTAA
- the sufC gene encoding Fe-S cluster assembly ATPase SufC, which yields MSTLKIEDLHVEVEGKEILKGISLEIKSGEIHALMGPNGSGKTTLSLALLGHPKYKITKGKITVDGEDITNLDTFEKAKKGLFLAFQNPVEVPGVRLSTLLVAEYNKVKGTSASVPQIIQEVRSISKEVGIQETLLNRGVHEGFSGGEKKRVEVLQMLLLKPKFAILDEPDSGVDVDGLSIISKAISQLRDQNSTGYLIITHYRRILDHINADQVHVLYRGKIAASGTMELAKKIDEFGYESVIKEGKN from the coding sequence ATGTCAACATTAAAAATAGAGGACTTGCACGTTGAGGTTGAAGGCAAGGAAATACTAAAGGGAATAAGTCTCGAGATCAAAAGCGGGGAAATTCACGCCTTGATGGGACCTAACGGCTCAGGAAAGACAACTCTCTCACTAGCTCTTCTTGGACATCCTAAGTATAAGATAACTAAGGGGAAGATAACGGTAGACGGTGAAGACATAACTAATCTCGATACTTTCGAGAAAGCAAAGAAGGGTCTCTTTCTTGCTTTTCAGAACCCCGTAGAAGTCCCAGGGGTAAGGCTATCGACTCTCCTTGTAGCTGAGTACAATAAGGTCAAGGGTACCTCAGCATCAGTACCTCAGATAATACAAGAGGTAAGATCTATAAGCAAAGAAGTGGGGATTCAGGAGACCCTTTTGAATAGGGGTGTCCATGAGGGATTCAGCGGAGGAGAGAAGAAGAGGGTTGAGGTACTTCAAATGCTCTTGTTGAAGCCCAAGTTCGCCATTCTGGACGAACCAGACTCAGGCGTCGATGTAGACGGTCTTTCAATAATATCAAAGGCTATATCTCAACTTAGAGATCAGAACTCTACCGGGTATCTCATCATAACTCACTACAGAAGGATATTGGACCACATAAACGCAGACCAAGTTCATGTCCTATACAGGGGTAAAATCGCAGCTTCTGGAACCATGGAACTGGCTAAGAAGATAGACGAGTTCGGTTATGAATCCGTGATAAAGGAAGGCAAAAACTGA
- the sufB gene encoding Fe-S cluster assembly protein SufB, with protein MTEDKISLDINELINASMEAKYNKVSESEFHRRMVQSGLTASTVEAISRAKKEPEWMTKFRLKSLELFERIPTPNWLPEVLSSLDVSALDIYVKPDAEKVGNWDEVPQEIKKYYDALGIPQSEKEFLGGLVAVFESEPIYANVKNELSKKGVVMLPPEEAVQKYPDLMKDYFMKIFPASDHKFAALHGALWSGGVFMYVPKNVHISTPVEGFFVIGSEMEGQFEHTLLVADENSSVHFIEGCSAPQMKKYSFHDGMVELFAAKNARIKFTTIQNWSKNVINFNNKRAWANENSVVEWVEGSLGSKYSFVYPSTILRGSGASSTSLVVTMASGEGEWKDSGSKMIHAAPNTKSKVINKNIGFNGGVNIYRGLIRVNKGALGSKAFVKCDSLMLDDKTKAYTFPHNQVFEEESDVGHEAHTFRMNEEQLFYLMSRGIDEKEATSMLVLGFVDEIMKELPFEYATMLNKVIKLELDKLGAVA; from the coding sequence ATGACAGAGGACAAAATATCTTTGGACATAAACGAGCTCATAAATGCTTCGATGGAAGCCAAGTACAATAAGGTTTCAGAGTCAGAGTTTCACAGGAGGATGGTTCAGTCAGGGCTAACAGCGAGTACAGTGGAAGCGATATCGAGAGCTAAGAAGGAACCTGAATGGATGACCAAGTTCAGGCTTAAGAGCTTGGAACTCTTCGAGAGGATCCCAACCCCAAATTGGTTACCCGAAGTACTTTCTTCATTGGACGTATCAGCCTTAGACATATACGTTAAGCCAGACGCTGAGAAGGTAGGAAACTGGGACGAAGTACCGCAAGAGATAAAGAAGTACTACGACGCTCTTGGGATACCCCAGAGCGAAAAGGAATTCCTTGGAGGACTGGTAGCAGTTTTCGAGTCCGAGCCAATTTACGCTAACGTAAAGAATGAGCTTTCCAAGAAAGGAGTAGTGATGCTACCTCCAGAGGAAGCAGTTCAGAAGTACCCGGACTTAATGAAAGATTACTTCATGAAGATCTTCCCTGCGTCGGATCACAAGTTCGCCGCTCTTCACGGTGCATTGTGGAGCGGTGGAGTTTTCATGTACGTTCCCAAGAACGTTCACATAAGTACACCCGTGGAAGGCTTCTTCGTAATAGGATCAGAGATGGAAGGACAGTTCGAGCACACACTCCTGGTAGCTGACGAGAACTCTTCGGTTCACTTCATAGAGGGTTGTAGTGCTCCTCAAATGAAGAAATATTCGTTCCACGACGGAATGGTTGAGCTTTTCGCTGCAAAGAACGCCAGGATAAAGTTCACCACGATTCAGAACTGGAGCAAGAACGTGATAAACTTCAACAACAAGAGAGCATGGGCAAACGAGAACTCAGTAGTGGAATGGGTTGAAGGCTCATTGGGTTCCAAGTACAGCTTCGTTTATCCATCCACCATACTGAGGGGTAGTGGGGCTTCCTCAACCAGCTTGGTCGTGACTATGGCGAGCGGTGAAGGCGAATGGAAAGACAGCGGTTCTAAAATGATTCACGCTGCCCCGAACACTAAAAGTAAGGTAATTAACAAGAACATAGGTTTCAACGGCGGAGTGAACATCTACAGAGGACTTATCAGGGTAAACAAAGGAGCTCTAGGCTCCAAAGCGTTCGTGAAATGCGACTCATTAATGTTAGACGACAAAACCAAGGCTTACACATTCCCACACAACCAGGTCTTTGAGGAGGAGAGCGACGTAGGACATGAAGCGCACACGTTCAGGATGAACGAGGAACAGTTGTTCTACCTGATGTCTAGAGGGATAGACGAAAAGGAGGCTACATCAATGCTAGTCCTAGGTTTCGTAGACGAGATCATGAAGGAGCTACCGTTCGAGTATGCCACGATGCTGAACAAGGTTATTAAACTGGAGCTAGATAAATTGGGAGCAGTGGCTTAA